In one Ictalurus punctatus breed USDA103 chromosome 19, Coco_2.0, whole genome shotgun sequence genomic region, the following are encoded:
- the tmem121b gene encoding transmembrane protein 121B: MIADIRKANSVASCVRAEAAIYPDSPVSSAPENGQLLLRSGACTRGTSTSASSANADRGSTDSASAADRAMTSGCEFPPSAPPFVPRSSKNLFYKVLCFALLVLQGGILDFYLIAFTDLYWCSWIATDLVVVSGWAIFFVRNARSKRERACGFRQKSSLFGCHLGEFAFAHLAWLVYVIACAPKVALVLQTSILELVAREVPLGAAGFEATALLAAPLLFCLINSLVEDPHGAPRYHSQSCFVSTCVDVLDSFTLVDLLLVQNEIPNNAYLKYGVMAAYFVALAVPVLWLYELSAASRMRCRWMCARFLSGVLLDAPLLAVRCLLVFLYDMPVSLFMFKNVFFLACKCLELVEQCASLRSVRRMARGGDPAQFSHCVSENDMCPRGYVNTLAVNTQP, from the coding sequence ATGATCGCGGACATTCGCAAAGCGAACTCCGTGGCCAGCTGTGTTCGAGCCGAAGCGGCGATCTACCCAGACTCCCCCGTGTCCTCGGCACCGGAGAACGGTCAGCTTCTCCTCCGCAGCGGCGCGTGCACGAGGGGCACGAGCACGAGCGCGTCCAGCGCCAACGCGGACCGAGGCAGCACGGACAGCGCCTCCGCGGCGGATCGCGCCATGACCTCTGGGTGCGAATTCCCGCCGTCTGCGCCGCCCTTCGTCCCGCGTTCCTCCAAGAACCTCTTCTACAAGGTGCTGTGTTTCGCCTTGCTCGTGCTGCAGGGCGGTATCCTGGACTTCTACCTCATAGCGTTCACCGACCTGTACTGGTGCTCGTGGATAGCCACGGACCTTGTGGTGGTCTCCGGCTGGGCCATCTTCTTCGTCCGCAACGCCAGGAGCAAGCGCGAGCGAGCGTGCGGCTTCCGCCAAAAGAGCTCGCTCTTCGGATGTCACCTGGGCGAGTTCGCGTTCGCGCACCTCGCGTGGCTCGTCTACGTGATCGCGTGCGCGCCGAAGGTGGCGCTCGTGCTGCAGACGTCCATCCTGGAGCTGGTGGCGCGCGAGGTGCCGTTGGGCGCAGCCGGCTTTGAGGCCACCGCGCTGCTCGCCGCGCCGCTGCTCTTCTGCCTCATTAACTCGCTGGTGGAGGATCCGCACGGCGCGCCGCGCTACCACTCGCAGAGCTGCTTCGTGAGCACGTGCGTGGACGTGCTGGACAGCTTCACGCTCGTAGATTTGCTTCTTGTGCAAAACGAGATCCCCAACAACGCGTACCTCAAGTACGGCGTGATGGCGGCGTACTTCGTGGCGCTGGCCGTGCCGGTGCTCTGGCTCTACGAGCTTTCCGCCGCCTCGCGGATGCGCTGCCGCTGGATGTGCGCGCGGTTCCTGAGCGGCGTGCTGCTCGACGCGCCTCTGCTCGCCGTCAGATGCTTGCTCGTGTTCCTCTACGACATGCCCGTGTCACTTTTTATGTTCAAGAACGTCTTTTTCTTGGCGTGCAAGTGCCTGGAGTTAGTGGAGCAGTGCGCCAGCCTGAGGAGTGTGCGCAGAATGGCGCGCGGAGGAGACCCGGCCCAGTTCTCCCACTGCGTCTCGGAGAACGACATGTGCCCACGCGGCTACGTTAACACACTGGCTGTTAACACTCAGCCCTAG